Genomic segment of Zingiber officinale cultivar Zhangliang chromosome 11B, Zo_v1.1, whole genome shotgun sequence:
TTTCATCATCTGAATTCTGATCAGGAATTTCGTTTTCAATATTACCAGGAGTACCTGGTGTTGATTCTGCATCGTGGAGATCAGAGTTTGCACCATTTTCTCCTTGATCTTCATTTTGAACAATTTCTGGAGCAGATGGTGTGATCACCTGTTCATTCGTCATTGGCCAGGAGGGAGTGATTTTCTCCTTTGTCGCCTCTTGATCTGTTTTAGACAGAGCATTAAAAAATATAACACTAGAATTTCTAATACCATTTCCAATCCAATCCCACTCTTTGTCCTCCTCAAAAATTATATCTCTACTAATGATGATTTTTCCCCCAACTAGATCAAGCACCCGATACCCCCTTATCCCAGAGCAGTACCCAACAAGAATCCCAATTTTAGACTTCTCATCTAGTTTGGTTCTTTTCTCATCAGGAACATGCACATGGCAAATACTGTCATAAACACGTAAGTGattcaaagataatttttcattATGCCACATTTCATAAGCTGTTACTCCATTCAATACCTTTGAAGGTAAAGAATTTAACAAGTACACAGCAGTGGAAGCAGCTTCAGCCCAACATTTTTTGGACAGATTTTTTTCAAACAGCAAGCACCTTGTCATCTCGATGATCGTCCTATTTTTCCGCTCACTAATGCCATTTTGCTGTGGTGTGTATGGAGCAGTGTAAAGATGAGTGATACCTTCTAATTTGCAATAGTTGTGGAGTATGGTGGAGATGTACTCACCGCCATTATCAGACCGCAATGCCTTTATCTTCCTTTCAGCTTGCCTTTCTGCAGAAGCTTGAAAAGTTTTGAATACATTGAATGTCTCCGATTTGTTCTTCATGAAATATATCCAACAGTATCgtgtgaaatcatcaataaagataataaaatacTTACTTCCACTCCAAGATTCTTCTTTAATTGGACCACAGATGTCAATATGAATCAAATCCAATTTATTCTTGGCTcttgaaaaattttgtttgaatggAAGTCTGGTCTGCTTCCCTTTTTGACACGTTGGGCAGCAATTGTCCACAAATTCAATGTCTGGAACATCCTTGGCCAtcccatttttttttaataatctcaGATTTTTTATTCCATAGTGACCAAGACGACTGTGCCAGAGTTGAGATTCTGTAGAAAATACCATTGAAACTTCTGCAGGTTGAACCGGATGAGTGttgaagataaaaaaaattcttttgttGTAGCTCAGCATGAAGAACTGAGTGATTTCTTGGGTCTGTGATGTAAAGGTGAAGTCCTCGAACCAAGATTTCTATTTTTTGTCTCAGGATTTGCCCAAAACTTAACAGATTTTGGGTTAAACCAGGTGCATAGTAAACATCTTCCACAATCATGGGCTTCTTCCCTCTAGATAAGTATATGCTGCCAACACCCAGTACTGGAGTGGTGTGCCCTGTAGCTGACCTCACAGCTCTTCCTTTTTGAGTTCTAAAATTGAAGAGTAACATTCTGTCACAACACATGTGGTGAGAACACCCACTGTCAAGAATCCAACCTTTTATTGATTGTGTGGTAGTTTCATCAACAGAGTATGTTATTTCCACAGAATCAGGTGAGGTTTCAGTGCAGAATGCTATTTCTAAGTTGCATTCTTCGTCAAACAAAGAAAAATCCACCAAATTTGCGTGTTCTTTCGCCCTAATTTTGTGTATACAGACTCTTTCAACATGCCCTGTTTCCCCACAGTTTTGCAAATAGCTTTAGGATGGTAGAAACAGAATTGAGCTCGGTGGTTTGTCTTCTTACAGTGGGGGCAAGGTTCGTAGATTTCTTTACCATTTCCCCCTTTTTTTAGTGGATTTTGCTGCACATAACCTCCCTGGCTTGGAGCCTGCAAATTTGATGCACCTCTGCTGATTGCTAAATTACTGAGATCAAGATTTTCTGCAGATAATAAGACTTCGGTTTTCTCGTGCACACCCTCAACCTCTGGGGGTCTAATTTGCATTCGTTTTTCAGAAGCTTGCAAAGCACTGATAAGTTCTAGAAAAGTGATTTGTTTCAGTTTGTCAGTTTCTTCTAAAGCGCACAACTTTGCCTCAAATTATTCGGGAGACTCATAGTCGCCTTTTCTACAACCTTTCCTTCAGGTAATTCCCCACCAAGAGCTCGGATCTCATTTACTATTTCAATTGTGTGGTCATAGTAATCTTGAACAGTCTCCTTGTAActcatcctatttgcttcaaAATCTGAGATACGGTTTCGAATATGGATTTTCCGAATCTGATCACCACCTTCATGAATGGCCTTCAAACGATCAAATATCTTCTTTGGTGTGTTGCAGTTTGCAATTTTGGTAAACATGCTCTCAGTTAGAGCATCATGCAGAAGAGAAGCAACTTTGTGTTTGTTGATGGTGTGATTTTTGTAGCGAAGTTTTTCATCCTCCCTTGCATCTTCTCCGGGTATTGGTAGGTCTTCTTCTTCTACTGTATACCACAAGTCCTGAGCACGCATGTACGACTCGATCTTGATGATCCATGAGAAATAATTCTTTCCATCCAGAATAGGTGGGCCTTTGTTGAAAGACATTTTGGAAAAAATGTGGAAATATTTGAAgaaaactgatcaaataagggaaAGCATAGGTATTAGGAATCGAggagctctgataccatgttaagtTTTGTTATGGTATCTGGATAACTCACAAGACCAAAAACTAACTGATAAGTTTGAAAAGTTCTTCAAATGGAAAAATTTTTCCTCTACCCCCACAGAGAGACTGGTAGCCTATTTAACCTTATTACAAAATGACCTTTCGAGTTCCCTAAGTATCGGAACGGACAAATTAATTGAAAACAAGCATAAAGAGATTCTTCAACATTAATGCAAGTGAACTAACTGTTAATCATGCAGCCAATAAGGTGGATATGTCAACACTTTTCCCCATTGTGCCCTCAACATCATGTTTTCATAGTCGTTGACGTAGTCGATGCCGATCTTACATCCACCCTTCCTTCTTGGACGTGAAACTAACCTCCCTCGCGGAGGCATCACCAGCGAGGTATAAACTAATCGTTgattttcattaattaaatgattatAGTGCTGATTGACTAATATTAATTACAGTATTAATTGAATAgacaattatttattttttttaagtatccAAGTCTTCGGGTTAATTAATCTGGGTGACTGGTTTAGTCCACGGAAACTCTCCATCCATTTGGGTAAATCAGAAAAGTGCACATGAAGACCCATCTTGATAGTCATCGTCTGTCTCGGATTCGCTTACAATTACTTAATTGATTTGATGTAATCAgtgaaattgattaattaaagttGTGATTACCCATTTAAtagattaatcaattaattaataaggATTGATTTAGGAGATTAATCTAACTTAGGAATAATCATTATTAATGaatttaagtatttaattaattaaattttgatttgttggttaattaaatgattaattagtGAAAATTAATGATTTATCATTTACTGATAGATGGTTAATTCATAATTaagtcaaataaattattttgattaatggTTTGGATTATATAATCAATTGAAATAAATCTAtctcataaattaattaactaagcTTAGTTGATTTATTAAGTTGTTAACCTATAAATTAATTTGGATAACTTAATTAACAGATGACTGATCTAGATTTGAATTATTTAATCAAGTAATTTAATATTTATCTATGAGAATAAATTgtcaataaaattaataatttagaaTTAACTATGTCAAAGGATTaattaatagattaattaattaatcaatagaatttgaatattatttaataaatcctTAGATTCTTCGTATTATTTACGGGTAGGATTCGAGTTTGAGGTAGACCTTTGACTTGAAGATGATTCAGATATTCTCAGTATTGTACTTGAGATTTTGATGGCCAAAGTTGAACTTCAATAAAAAGAGTTCTCCTAAAATGTTTTACTATAATTTTAGCTTAAAAATCATCCACACATCAAAATATGATCCTCTTTTCAATGTGCGATCAAATTTTTTTTAGCGAACCTACAAAATATATAGTAAAATAAAAAGTTGAATAACatcaatattttaaaatataataaaaaaaaagtaaatgttactaatagttatttaatataatatttctTACTTTTATTTTAGTTACAAAAGTGTAATGCATATTGCTGTCATTTTTTAATGAGCTTGCAAATGTAAAGTAAAATATGAAGTTAAATAACatttaatattataaatataataaaataaaaagataaataaatattaacaATAATCATTTGAATACAACAAGTCTTGTTGTTTTGActataaaaatatcaattaagcttGTATAATCAAGatgtttaactattttttttcaaTAGACAATATTATCAAtccatttaatttttattgtaacATGGTTGATCAAAGATATGTTTTAATTAACTTCAACTTAGAAAAGCTACTTTCTACATATGGCACTATAACTAACTAATCATAATCAATCCTTATAGCCTTAAGTAGCTAATCTAGGTAGTCAATTCTTTGTAAGATTATATCAATCCTTATAGCCATCAGTAGCTAATTGACTAAGGACTTTTGTGAATATGGAAAGCTCGGTCAATGTCATTGTTACAAATTGCAAGTGCACAGTTACatcgtcagtaatacaaaaggTATCAAACCTATAGGGATtattgattaaacactagttaactttgcatggtgaattatctagacaatctaaagtGGTTCACAAATGCTAAagacaaagggaaaagagaagagagagagagagagtaaagAGCGTAAGTGAATGAAGGATGATATATACTAGGATTTTAGTTTctttatgatgctagttaatgtctcaATGTATTGTTCATCTAACAAACTCCATACTTACACTCATATAGGGGTTCTAACTAAAGTCTGGTACAATCCCACAAAGATCACACCGAAGAGTTTAACCCAAGTTTTAAGATTACACAAATCACttcctaacggtagattaatacatttaagtagaagaggtaacctagGAAGACCGGTTATAGGGCCATCCTTCAATCACAAGGGCCCCCCGATCATacattcctagattacacaaatcacttcctaacattaatttgggaaaaccctctaaactctaattagttttccTAATAAAGAGTCGATCCCCGTTTCAAGGAAATGccgtagaaagtaagggataccttctgtcacaaggcTGCATTGTCTTACAATCCAAGATTTTTCCTCTACATGaattgacctcacacacattttgTCAAATACATACGACGCATAACACACATAgatcatgatataaacacttcattgcatagttcatacatcacaacacatcacaactactttctacatcctagatctagagatctactccattgcaaatgAATTACAACTAAGAGATGATAAGTAAAGCAATCTACGactcaatacatggagatagagagaagagaatgctCATCCTTAAAGCATAGAGTCCTTGGAAGCGCTCCCTTACTCCGGAGGAGGACAGATTGTTGTGGATGAaggagaatgaagctctagggttttccccttacccttccccaaggagagagACGAAGTCCCAAACCAAAGATGGGTCCAAGATCatggttcttgacccttttatacctcttaCAAACTACTTAGGAAAACTAGGATTACAAGGGTCTGGTAAATTGGGTTTTACAcacattaaaccaggttttctcatgattgaccctgaaccaaagttgtagctcttgaaattatctacaatctGATATTTGGATTGAGCTCTGGCTCAAATTGAGATGAAAGCTATTGTGGTTCAATGTTTGGTCTGTAGTCTGGGCAGAGGTCCAAATGAACTTACATTTGGGAAGAACAGTCATGCCTTTTATCATGGGTAGACTCTGCTATCTCTCTATTGGATccgaagaaaagttgtagatcttgaagtcatctATGTTTTAGTATAAAGAACAGTCCAAAACTCTAGCCCAACGTAAAGTTAGGGTTGTTTTATGATTGGTCTGCAATCTACCCAGAATTCGGCATGGCTCTAGCATGGCATGACCCCAAGTTCTCCACCACATGatcatgtggaatccacacagtCTCATTTGACttcctctcgggttgagtcacactgTCGTGTGGGTACACACGGTCGCGGTCTTCTTTTCTCTACcaaagtcacacggccgtgtggattcacatgactGTGGCCTTCTTCACCTTTGGAATGTTGGCGCAGTTGTGTGCTGCCTAGTCATGGGAGATTGACACGACTATGTGGGTCACACGACCATGGCTTGATTTTCCTCTGGTGGGGGAATGaccatgtgaaaccacacgacctGAGCTTGATTTCTTCCAAAGTTGTTCTCGTGTGAATTTttactccattttcgctccaatatgtatcctgtcaatcaaaatatacaAAGAATATATCTCCGAACATAATATAATAGAAGcatgatattataataaaattgagTGTAATAAGCATAAATTATATGCATGAATTTTAAGaagatgtgcgtcaaaacatgactaaaagagtatataatctacgtacatcacaTCCCCAGACTTAAACATTTACTTCTCCTCAAGCAAAAACTATAATCTAGAGTCATGTTGTTAAATATTGAATCATAATCTCTaacaagtcaatctaatcctctcaaataattttattaataagcAAGATACAAAaatagtttgagtatgacctaagtagtagtcctccgtgctcagtgcgataatggcctatgtttatcaagtttcaatccctaagcctagtcaagtcatcatagaACCGTATTCCTTATActcccagtgatagacacttacctgtcaCACTCTTGGTTCATCCTTCTCAATCTACCCAAGGTTTCAAAGGCGTGcttgatatcaagagaaacataacagttATTTTCCctgtaacctaactcggtctcaaaggggtaactcgCTAGTCTCTACTCACAACCCAAAGTTTAATAGatagacatcacaattgtcctatcgcattctaccaagataaatcaagttactttgctttggcaaaacctgactacaattgatcgaggtaaaagtgagtactaaactttggtagacatatttaaaagagacctaattatgattaaactacatatgcatcacatacaatcatagcatatcatggcatacatcacatgTAAGCAAAAATAAAACATTACATGGTTATGGCACCATTttctatgatcctctcaagctaatgagaagatcgtaaggtcaacctaggtcaaagcatcttctccaagtgcttcattAGTCGTCGTGTGTTATTGTCCTCCCTTTTTCACCGTCGTCCAATAGACttgttcttctctaatttgtTGTCACACCCCATAGGAGTCTTTGCCAGAGGAAAATTCGGCAGTATCTCCCGTGTACCTGTGTCAATCTGAATCATATATACATCCATAAGTTATATACATCAGCCCACATAGCTAgaatatacacaaccatgcagttatatatatattaaacaacccacacgactgcactaaaaacacagcgaaaaatgAAACAAAgcccatacaaaataaaaaaaaatgaagactgctagccggctaggcttacacaaccacaacaaaataaatacaaactcCACAAAGCAAACTCTAAAAACAAAGTCAAATTTATACAACACCAATTCTACCAAAAACATAAGACAAGTAAAGCAGAGATAAAATCGGAAATAATCCTCGGATGTGACATGGAATCAGCAGATAGGATACTCTAAGCGACATGACATATCTTTATGCTAACTTGAAATCAATAAGAAAAAtaaggggtagtgagtataacataCTCAACGAGTATCGagcagacatgcatagtaaaatataactactagtaataatcatgcagtacagtCTCCTGTTTAATAACAGGTAATGCAAAACTGAACAATagaagaaactgtactcaccaggacctcctatcctaACATAAAGGTGTGAACCATACAAACAGGTGCAGGGTCATCATACCAAATCCATAATGTCTCAtgtatacatgtcaatcatatgtaaccaccaaaatgcagcatctaATAtgtagcaatcacaagcaataaatgtaatccatgcatatgatgcaaatgacatggtcacccgtgacgccagtcagccacttCACACGCGATGGTGTGGTTGAGTGGGTAGAGCTATGACAATTATGCACTCTGGCATCACTACTCCTAAGTGACCGATTGGACAGGATgcagtcggagtacacctatcctcctaccccaaacatagtgggggagactaagctctcatctccctatgtcatagtcaagaggagggatccctgtccgctaccacgcttgcagtcaccactacccatgagcagaccaacggagcctt
This window contains:
- the LOC122033785 gene encoding uncharacterized protein LOC122033785 translates to MSFNKGPPILDGKNYFSWIIKIESYMRAQDLWYTVEEEDLPIPGEDAREDEKLRYKNHTINKHKVASLLHDALTESMFTKIANCNTPKKIFDRLKAIHEGGDQIRKIHIRNRISDFEANRMSYKETVQDYYDHTIEIVNEIRALGGELPEGKVVEKATMSLPNNLRQKLISALQASEKRMQIRPPEVEGVHEKTEVLLSAENLDLSNLAISRGASNLQAPSQGGYVQQNPLKKGGNGKEIYEPCPHCKKTNHRAQFCFYHPKAICKTVGKQGMLKESVYTKLGRKNTQIWWIFLCLTKNAT